One Cardiocondyla obscurior isolate alpha-2009 linkage group LG02, Cobs3.1, whole genome shotgun sequence genomic window, agaaataaattaatttagttctCGAGCTGACTCAAAGCGATTATATACTGCACTTATTACATCGACAATCATATCTGAATCATGCAAATGACATGACGCGCAgcagttataattttttacgtgtaattacgtttaaattattttttaacattaatatatctatttatatgtagatttataaaaagtaaatgtacgtatatttatttaatatttgttgaaACACGTTTAATCATAACTATAGATGTGGCGCTATCTTGAGATCAGTATCACGAAGTAATGAGAAATTCTTCGTTCACCGGATAACGAATAACGTAAAGACAATTAGGTgcgataaaacattttaatattaaaatatcaaaatttaaagaagagaatagaactttattaaatattttgtaaattgtgTCTCTAAATATTACAGATAAGTGCATGTGTTTCTGAACAAGAGATTAGCTTTTTCTGTttccaaataataattaatttttttttaaattaattatcttctaaaaaaaaattaatttaattctacatttaacgtacatttttatatttaaaagtaaaccATTGccgcttaaaaataaatgtcttACGTGTAATGCAATCGATGTAttcatttgttttattaaattaggtGCTGATAATAATTTGCGATTTCGATTAAActatgaattttaaaatttaggccgataaaaatttttacttaccagtaaaagaatatatacaatttagtaacagaaaaagaaacatattttctATGGTAGAACATATTAttaatctatatttaattgtcgAAATGAACCTTGGATCCCTTCAAGTTCCATCACAAGACAGGATGATTTTAATTCCATTAAGCGAGCCTTTTCGTTCGTTCGACTCAGCTTTTCATCCCGTAGAAACCAATCTCTGTTCTTTTCAAGTTTTTCTTGCCACGCAGCTATGCACATGCAACATATAATacacataatattatatcaatgTCGTTTAAAACTTTAAGTAATGAATTTATGAACTTACCATTTAATTCTTGAAAAGTACCTCCTTTACCACCCCATTCACTTGGAAGTATATCTTTGTCCATATGAGCATATAATTCTTCTGGgttgtgaaaaaaataaaactacaaagaaaaaaaaaaaaaaaaaaaaaaaatttaatgcatgAATGAATGAACTTACAGGATCAAATGTTATTCATTTTAAGATTAGgtagtatcggtcgtctagttcagcgcggaccatgtatGTATCTgaatagatatttaaacttttttcgccgcgtactggTTTACTGTTTTggtctgaccttacgcaagGCTCGCTCGATTGCCGAATTTGCTGGGCAGACCGGTTCTTGCTGTCTGCTGCCCGCGCGTCTTCCACCTTGCGAGCTTGGAACGCGAAGACCGCCGGtcagatgtaaacacacgcacgtactcacactatcGTGACGGGCGGAGTAtagtacgcgacgaaaaacgtttagatatctagcttaatgagcttaattaaatttaaaataattgattaaaataaaaaaagaaatatgcattctctatttattttatttatcagttattttattagagtTTTTGGACTTACCTTTTGAGTcagcttttcttttaaaaatggATAAAACACATTGATTAAATTAGTGATAAACGTCGGTACGTGAACAAAGTAAACGCCAGCCAATCGAAAAGGCATACTATCTTGTACTGCCAACATTGCCTGTCTTATGATAGAATGTGTCGGTGTAACTTTTGCGTAATGTGCCATAGTAaatccctaaaaaaaaaaaaagaaaaacaaattaaaaaaaataaactacgcaaaattaataaatgtagtTCCCTTATAAAGTTCAAACATTACAATTAAAACTAACTCTGAAAGTTGTAATCTTAAAtcctaaatatattaatcctaaatatattaataaatacaattttaatttaaccttaatgataaaaattgataagacATAAATCacaataagaaatataaaaattaaaattaaaacgccaGCGTATCATACCTCGAGATCTATGATCATAATATTGGACAAGCAGGATTCCTCCAGCAAACGAACATCAAGTATCATTAGAATACGTCTAACTATCGCTTGGAGAGAGAATTTCTTTACATCGGTGTCACGTAATTGAAAGATGGTGACACGATATCCTTCCTCGGTTAAGGACGGCAAAATGAAGAAATttctaacaaaaatatttgcttGAAAAAcgtatgtaatattaaatttaattgggattttttttttaatttgtcccataattattataattataaagaaagatttatttaCAAAACACTGAAGGAGTCTTGAATGTCTTGAGATAACGGATcgcgattaagaaaaaattctgGCAAAGATGTTCGGACGGTATAGTATctttccaaaattaatttacacttCTCAATACTGTTCTTGCagttaaatagaaatttttccAGTTTGCTGTCGTCTGCAATAAATGAAagatgtatattattaaagtatgcatatttatgtataaattatatataaatattcaacattaaGTTTAAGATAACGTTATTGCATCAGTGCATTAATCAACATGCTGAATTATTATTCTACAAGTAcatttttaatgctttttaataaatctagataaagattgtttataaaaagcaaaagaaaaattgacacGTGTATGAGAATTCTTATACCACATTTTTCGAAATgtttgaatttataaaaactatgtgatttttatttttatctatattagAACATATCCAAAGCTTATCAAAATTGAGCGAAGAAATAAttggtttattatttttttttgtttttagatattctcaatttaattatttttacctaacttatatattataattattactgtaCTAATTAATACTATATTTTCGTAACGATAACCCGTATTGTATTGTCTTTAATGTGATCAGAACAATTTAAGAACGTACCTATGTGATTTGGTAAATGCGGCTGTTTCGAAAGCCATTCTCGAAGCATTCTGATATCTTGTTTCCTCATTTCCGGGTTAGGTGGAAGTTCCTTGTCTATACGTTTCTGTTGCGCCGGTGTTGGCGGTAACAGCGTCATGATTTTCTAAAACAACCATCAAATCGATATCGTTGTCTAGTCACACGACGAGTAGATTTCAAAATTTGATGCAATTTATCGTTTACTTTCACACTTTTTCTATCAGGACAAGCAAAGATAGCATTGGGTCATATATCTCTacagtttaattttcttattttagcGAACAAATATTTGATCACAAACTTCATATATCGTCATGAACAATGTTTATAGTATAAACGTCAAAGAATTTTAAAGTGTGCCAAACAGAGTACAGAAAATTCAgatattgctttttttttttttttttttgctcacattattaataaactctACATATTTCTAAGCGTTTTTATAGTTTACACTGTGATTAgtcgtataatattattcgcgTAATTACGTATGTCTTGATTTCTTGGACATTAAAACACTATTAATTTTCTACTACAAAAAATTTCCATCTAATCTCGATACTACATTAAAGACGTtcatgttattaaaatatttgcttAAAAAGCAAAGGCAATGATGCAATCAGAAATAATACATACGGGCGTGTCAGAGAAATGTAAAGAACGAGAATGCGTACGTGTCGCGAATTCGATCTCCCGGACGACCTCAttacaatatttcaaatttCGAACGCGCATCTTTTTCAAAGCCAATCAGTTCGTTGAATACCGAATAGCCCGcgatgcaaaattaaataacaacattgaaagtaaaagagaaGCAATTTTGCAAAGCTCATAaagttgtaattttaatttgaagcAATTTGCGTTTCGTAATGTATGATTATTTAAAGGATTGAAAGAAAGGCGTTCTGAAGATTGATCGTAGATTGCGGCAACTTACTTTCACAACGCTGATGAAAAATCACAAAGGCTTGACGTAAAAGTCGCGCGCGTTGCACTCCGCACTAGAGATCCCAGGTTGACGAGTGAAGAAGTACCTTCAGCGGTTCCTGTCGCTAAGGATTTCTATCTACTCGAAGCAAACcgattcttttcttcctcccgCTAGCGTTACATCAAGTTCCCCACCATTCGGGCGTTATACATACTGCATAGAAAGAACATTCACGTACACAGGCTCGTGACACGTCACACGTGCGTAAAATTAAGTAGAGAATGCAGAACTGTCCATCTTGACGTTTTCGTAACAAAACTTCGCCGACGTGATCGGTTTACGAGAATAAGAATCAGTTACGATCATTGATCTCACATGAaggtgataaattaaaaaaaaaaaaaagaaattacttttaaaggaaaaaaaaaaagaaaaaaaaagcattagaACAAGACAAATGAACGATTTGGATacaaaatattgttttattgaataaaactttaattaaaaattaactataGCGCGTGACAgatttaacgatattttacacatggtagaaaattaaaaagttcgaTTCGATTTTGTCCAATCGTGATAGTTACAATTGACAGCCAGATGATTTCATGACGTGTCGTCGTTACGTTGGCATTTGATACTATTAGTACGTAAtcggaaattttatttttacttcttgagaaagtaatttatttattggaaTATGAATTTCTGAACGTCAACCACGAAAAATGCAAAGGTGCCTTACGAAATGGTGGAATTGATTACCATATGCAACAGCGTTTGCATAACGTGCGTCTGGTGTATCCTCTTTTCGGTATGGTACGAGCTCGTAATAGTAGTGAGTCGCAACCAAGCGATAAGAATGCGCTAAAACATATTTGTTCCTCCCACGTTTCTTTGGTTAAGGTATTTCTGTTATTTTAGTTTCCCAATATTTTCGAGGAATCTGAGAAAAGTCGATTCGAGCGAGTGTTGCGTTCGTAGGAAGCCGACGCAGAAACGTCGTGGAACACGATTGCATAATATTCCGCGATGCGTGAGAACCGAATCAATTTATGCGCGAAAAAACTTCAAGGATTCGCCTTGCGTCGACCGTAACTGTAAGGATCAATTGAAATGTCGATCGCGGCGTAAGGAAAAAATGTATTCTCGATCTGGAGAACGTAAAGACATACGTCCGTGCTCAGAAAAGAATCAGAAAACGTTACAGATATGTAGCAAGCAAATTGAATGTTCTAATAGTTGCAGCAAGTCGGAGGATTCattgaataaaaaagattaGTACAAATGCAGGTTTAGAGcagataaaattgaatacAGCGTTTGCAAGAAAAATCTAAAGACTAATAATatcgagaattaaaaataaatataagaataaaataaaattgataacgaTTGATATCAAAGGAaaacgtatacatttttttaatattctgtgtttattaaaaatatctattttattaatatttgtacaagttttttaaataaacttaagcgcatgaaatatgaaaattttttaatactagtTTCTCGTTAGTGTCTTGTGTTTAAagacttaattaatatttagcaattttctttaattctattttaaactttatgaCATTTTACTATCTGCTGCAACAATTTATTAAGAGTCAATAGCAGCTACAATTTATTAAGAGTCAATAGCAGTATCTTTGAAATTCTGTTCGACGTTATAATTACGCTTCTTGTTCATCGTATCTTTTTCGATCACAATTTACTTGAAAGGAggtcgttaaattaatattggaATCTACGTCGACAATCTGCACAACTTTTTGAACTGTTGTAAACTCCATTACGATGGTCGACTTTATATCATTTATCGTTTGAGAAGCCTTCGACAATCTGGCTTTATCATCAAACTTTATCACTctcattttatctttaaaataaacgtttaatattaaaaaaaaaaaatgtattatctCTAATATAAAAGtctaaaaaaggaaaacgtagaaaaaaaagtggcgaaataaaatgcaatttatagAAATGCATTCGTAAAGTCAGACAGGTGATCGGAAAGGGAAGATATACCGGAAGTACGTACAGATTACTATAACTGTTGACAGGGGAATCAACCAATCGACAACCCTGCTTTGCCGTAGACCTCGCCGCGGGAGCTCTTCTGAGATCTTTTGTGGATATCGAAGCGCACAATGGTGCGGTAACCGCAATATAAAAACGGTGGCTTCGAGATCCCAAATCCGCGCATCTGTGTGACGTAATATAATGATGATATTACGGCTTTTTCCCCCCTATCTTACGTTTCACAGATCGGGCTGCTTTGGTTGCAATTTCCGACGCCACAATCGGCGGACCACCCCGAATGGTCCCACTCTCTTACCGCCCGCGGCGAAAGTGCCtgctcatttatttatttctttgcgacaattagtaatattaataatcaaaagCTAACGAATATTATCggaatattatataaagaaaagtcAAGTGcttttcatattattattattttccagcgttaaatatttccagcgcgataattttactttaatcagACTGCTACCAGCTTTTCTATACGTCGCGTTTAATTCCACTTGGGTTCGAGcgtgcgaaaagaaaaaaaaaactctctTGATTTTACGCGTTTTCCACGAGTGGCCCGTGAATTATCGTCGTTCTTTCATCCCGAGACGTCCGATCTCGCGCGTCAAGATCCTCCGCTTAGTTCGCAGACACAGCCGTCCCACGTACAATATCGCGGTCACTTGTCGCTCCATTCATCAGCGACCGCAGACTCCTCTTTAGCCCGTCACGGGCTTAGGGAAAAACGAGTAGCTTTTCACTCACCGTCGCGATTGGTCTCGTCACGCCGTTTCTCCCCGCATGCATCGGGAGACCGCGCTCTTTCCTCGTGGCGTCCTAATTTATTGGCCAGCACCATTGTCACCGGCCCTTAAACGCGACCACACAGAATGCGAACGACACCTTTATGAACTCTCACGGCATTCACGATTACGAAACCGCCCTCGCACTTTCTTACCCCTGCATACATTGTGAGCACCACGCTCATCCTCGACACACGGATAATCGCGATATCTATTCtccttttttatattatttttttttctttttcttcttttttttttttttttgtacgtttaaCTTTACACGTCGAATAGACACCACGGTTGCCGACGACGATATTCGTGATTCGCCGACTGTGACGACCTCGAGAAAATCGGTGACAATGCTGAGAAAATATGAGGACAGTTTAAAACGTTTCGAGTATCCTTAATCGGTTTTAGAATGAAAAGCGAATAGATATATttgtattgtattattattattaaatagcgcagtgtcaaataattaaaaaaaaatttgtatttaatagaGAAAGCTCGTGAATCAGGTAATGTTAAATACCTTGTCGCATACGAGTGAATAAAATAcgccaataaatttaaaatataaaaaaaaggattattaAGTTGCATAAGTACTCTGAAAAGCAaatatataccgcgccggccggtttgccgatgactgatttctccccgttctctcatctcCTGCCTCTGCCGCCTTTGCCaccaaagaaattaataagcaattatgataatataGACTTTAATAATACGGTCTTCAGTAGCATGCTGTGTCGTTGACCGTCGCGAGATTCTTTGTATGGACAGTCaaggaaaagaggaaagaaaacgaGTCAAGAACGAGAGGCTCATCTGGTCAACCATAACGAAGCAATTTCGCACGGCTCCTCGCTCGAAACGATGAATAAGTCGGACTCAAGCTGAGTTTTGTATTCAGCATGCAGCATGTATTTCATTGAAGATTCCATAAGCATAGTGGTAAGCGGACCCGGCCTTTTCTTCCGCGTGACACCAATCTGTCGATAGGCTCGATTCAGATTCACGATCGTTGTGTTCTCCGATTTTCCGAAAAAGTGTTAATTGCTTATTAATATCACAATTAacgtcttcttctttttctattccAGACTCTACTCATCTAAATGAggaatgttaattatttttttttttttttttgtttgttctttttctgttttacgcTTCTGGGTTGCTTTGTAATTTCTTCTATAAtatccgatttttttttatcgtcgacgTGTATATCGACAACGTTTTGCGGTGGTGCAACTGCAGATTCGGGAACAGATGGTGG contains:
- the LOC139113181 gene encoding retinol-binding protein pinta; translation: MTLLPPTPAQQKRIDKELPPNPEMRKQDIRMLREWLSKQPHLPNHIDDSKLEKFLFNCKNSIEKCKLILERYYTVRTSLPEFFLNRDPLSQDIQDSFSVLNFFILPSLTEEGYRVTIFQLRDTDVKKFSLQAIVRRILMILDVRLLEESCLSNIMIIDLEGFTMAHYAKVTPTHSIIRQAMLAVQDSMPFRLAGVYFVHVPTFITNLINVFYPFLKEKLTQKFYFFHNPEELYAHMDKDILPSEWGGKGGTFQELNAAWQEKLEKNRDWFLRDEKLSRTNEKARLMELKSSCLVMELEGIQGSFRQLNID